A region of the Rhodothermales bacterium genome:
TACATCGTGTCTCCCCGATACATCGTGTCTCCCCGATACATCGTGTCTCCCCGATACATCGTGTCTCCCCGATACATCGTGTCTCCCCGATACATCGTGACTCCCTCGTAGGGCCACGATACATTGAGGCCCTACGAAGGAATTTATGCAACGCCTATCGATTCAGAACACGGTAGATGTTAAACCCGAGGCGAACGTCGCCGTTGAGCAGGTCCAGATCGCCGCCGCGGAGGTACTGGTCGGCCGTGAGGCCAACCGTATTCGTGAGGATGATCTGGAATACGTGACCGGCGGTGGCGATTTCGAAGCCGGCGCCGGCGGTGTCGAACCGGATGTCGTTACCAAAGGTGAGGGTGCGCGTGTAGCCGGAGACGATCGGCGTCCACTCCGCCACCACGGCCATCCGGTTGTGAAACCGCCAGCGGCCGCCGAGGCCGACGGTGACGAGCAGGTCCTCATCCTCCACCAACTCCACCGGGTTCGTGGTGATGCCCGGCACCACCGCGATCCCAAACCGGTCGCCGATGGCGTGGGTAAGCGCCAGCTGACCCGTAAATTTCAACGCTTCGGGGCGGAATCGGTCTTCACCCGGCCGGCTCTCGGACACCCAGTTGCCTGTCGTCGTCAGGTTGATGCCTACCGGCCAGCCGCCGGCCTCCTGGGCCTTGATCTGATACCGGCCGTAGATCTCGACATTGTCGCCGACGTTGCTGCGGGCGATGCCCAGCAGAAGCTTGTCGGTAAACGAGTACCCGAGGTGCAGGTAGATGATGCCGCTCCCGTCCAGGCCGAAAAGGGCGTCGTAGCCGTCGTTGATACGCGGGTTGAAGCGGTGCGCGATGAGGAACAGGAAGTTGCCCTTCGCCAGCGTGCGATCCGTGGGTATGTTGATCACCTTCCAGCTGGGGAAGGCCAACGGGGTGGCTTTCGGGGCTTCGGCCTTGCGGGCTTCGTCCACACCGGCCATCCCTATGATCCACTGCTCGATGAGCCCGATCTCGTCCGGCGTCAGCCGGTCGCCGGTCATCGGCATCGGGAGCCCGATGA
Encoded here:
- a CDS encoding DUF5777 family beta-barrel protein, yielding MALAPTRALAQPADLEARVSEIFARSCTAVGCHSAPIPQMNMNLEPAQFYASIVDEASMERPDVKRVAPGNPSASYLVHKIKGDPSIIGLPMPMTGDRLTPDEIGLIEQWIIGMAGVDEARKAEAPKATPLAFPSWKVINIPTDRTLAKGNFLFLIAHRFNPRINDGYDALFGLDGSGIIYLHLGYSFTDKLLLGIARSNVGDNVEIYGRYQIKAQEAGGWPVGINLTTTGNWVSESRPGEDRFRPEALKFTGQLALTHAIGDRFGIAVVPGITTNPVELVEDEDLLVTVGLGGRWRFHNRMAVVAEWTPIVSGYTRTLTFGNDIRFDTAGAGFEIATAGHVFQIILTNTVGLTADQYLRGGDLDLLNGDVRLGFNIYRVLNR